CCAGGAAACTAtgggtgcttccactatcaatgagCACCACCAAATTCCTTTTGGCCGTTGTTCCCCTCACCTTCAATACTCTGCCCGATGCATGTCCTTGTAATGCATGCATGGATATTTCGCCCCCTTCGTCTTCTTCTATCCCTTCTTTTGGTTTTTCcccttcttcattttccttctcGTACTCCTGGTGGCCTTCCATGGTCAGTAGCATTTGTTTGCACTGGTGTCCGGGACCAAACTTCTCGCCACAACGGAAACAAAGCCTCAGTTGCCGCTTCTGATCGAGGGTGAGGTCCTTAGTTTGATTAGGCGTGATCTGGGGTTTGCTTGTCACCCCATTCTTTTGCCATGTGGAGTGGTTTCCCTTATTCATCGGAATTGTCAAGTTCTCATCCTTACCTCCTTTAGGCCACAATTGGTGTCTCTTGACGAAGGCGTCCAATGCCATCTCATGCAGGTAAGCTTGTTCAGCGGCTTGCGCCACGGATACGGGATAGAGCATCTTGACTGTGGGCCGAATTTGCTCATCCAATCCACTGATGAAGCTAGCTACAAAACAAACCTCATCTAAGGTGGGATGTGCTATAGACAACAATGAtctcaactcctcaaatttCACTAAGTAGTCCTCTACCGATCCCTTCTGTTTGAGCTTATTGAACTCTTCTATCACGTTGGTTCTGGTCTTCTCTCCAAACCGATTACAGATGTCAGTCACAAACCGTGGCCAACTCAATTCTTCTCTATTCCTACTCCAATTTTGGAACCAAGCATCTACTACGTCATCCAAGTAAGCTGCCGCCATATTCACCTTATTTCTCTCCGCCACTCTATACTGATAGAAGACCCTCTTACAACGTCTTACCCACCACCTAGGTCGGTCTCGCTCGAACAGAGGAATGTCCATTTGCGGTCCCTGGAGATTGGAGTGATTATATCCTCCTCGGATCGTGAGGTCATCCTTTGCTTCCCCCCTGGCCTCCCCTGGATCGTTAGGCCCATGCCTTGCCCTTGGCGTGGATAGGATGGGCGCTGATGTGGCCCGCAACGGAAAGTCGGTTGACAGACTGGCCTGGGGTTGTGTAGCAAAGATGCTCGAAGCAGCACTCACTTGCTGGCTTAACTGTTGGCTCATTCCCGCGAATTCCTCCCTGAGTCCACTGACGGCCCGATCGAAGTTGGTCGCGTATCCCACAAACTCCGATCTAATTCCGCCTGCAACTCTCTCCAAATTGGCCGAGTGTTCCGCCCGACTCCTGCTTATCTCCTCCTGAGTATTCTTGGTGCGTAATTCCAGAATCTCCAGGCGGTCTTCTACTTGTGTTTGGTTCTGGGGCAACTCAACCTCTAGGGCTTCTAGTCGCAATTCATTCTGCTTTGCTCGCATTCCTTCAGCCATTCTCCACCTGACAAGTCGCtgtgctctaataccaaatgtcagaCTTCTGGATCTGACTAGGAGTTCTTCCGAGTCTTTGgaagaaaacttggtgggaaaaGGGAATTAGGAAGATAGGGGAAgaaagagaatagagagagagattggagatTGAATTAGGAGGGAAAGGACTTGTGTATTAATCTTCACATATCCCCATCCTCATTATcagcttcttatttataggagttgGTTACACTAGAGACTTCTCTAACTACCTTTCTAGAAgctccaagtggccatgtgccaaGTGGGCGGCCATGTGCCAAGTTGCTGATTATAGTTATGCCAACCCCTTAATATCCTGCCATCTCATTCTAATTACATAACAGCCCTTGGGCTGTGACATAATCCTACCCCAATCAGGGATGCTAATGAGTTGAAAGCATTCAATGAGCTAAAAAGTCTAAGGACTTTATTGTCATTAGCTAAGCCCACAGAGATGTCGAATATGTTGTCACCTTTATGAATACTAGTGCACTTACCTTTACCAGAATGGATTGGAAGTTTAGTACATCTATGCTAACTAAGTTAAGGAAGATGCCAAAGCAAATTGCTCGACTGTCAGCTCTCCAACATTTAAGCAATTTCATATTGGCAAGCACGGTGTGCTGAGCATTTCTGATGATATGAAAGGGGTTCCTCATCTTAAAGGGATGCTGCACATGTCAAACTTGCTAAATGTCGCAAGGGCTAGGGCCTAGGGGTGCACTGGATgccaaattaaaagagagatacctCCTCAATGGGGGCATGATCTTTCCTGATTGGTTGGGAGATCCCTCGTTCACTAATACAACTATTCTCTGGATATTTTGTACAGAGACTTAGTGCATTCAGTGCATTCGTTGGTATATTACTATTAGAATGTAAGTTCCTTCGAAAACTAGAATCAGACATCCTTTAAAGCTTTGCATGTCCATAAGCAGGTTCTATGTATTACTAATCCAAGATCCTTCAGAAACTATTGTCTTCTTAACATCAAGACGTCCAATCAGATAGGCATAATCTTGCATATTATGTCTCCAAAATTAACTatgcaataaaaaaattctaaacatGATGCCTtatccttttatattttgtcaGGACAATCAACTCCCCATAGATTTCACCATGTTCTATGTAATTATTTGTCCTCCTGTGAGAAAATTTAAGTAATAAATTAAGCACAAAAAGAACGTCATGGTCACCATAAATTTGCTGAATTCACTGTTTCCAAATAAAATGTACAATCTTTCAAAGTACAAAATAGAGTTTGTAATTTGTCAGGGTAGTAGCATTTTCCTAACACATAACTAACCTTAGAATCGCCCAAGCAAGCATAGCAAACCAGCCAAACCCAAATCATGAATTGAAAACCCTAAAATTATccagagaaaaaagaaatgccaagaaaagtaaaaaaaataatactgtCATGCTCATGGTATTAGCACAATACAGCAGAACAACTATAAAATATAGAACATTCTAATCATTGGTGgccttttttagttttattcttctttattaATATGAAACATAATTCATTAGAAGCATTAAAGATTTGCAATGAAGAATTGGTTTGCATCAATCATGCATTGATAAAAGCATATATCAGTTCTAGGACTGCAACAGTTCAAAAAAAGAATGCATGCCTGGGGGATCAACTCAATTAATCTGATTTTAACCTGACcatgtttattgtttaattttctttgtttgAAAGTAATGGAACTAGCATTTATCAGACTAATCTAGTGAGGCGATTGATACTGTTCAAACAAGATACTGAATCAATTATGcataatcataaataatttactcttcaaaacagtAGGTAGTATACAAAAGCCAACAAGTAGGTACCTGACTTCACATTCTCAAGTTGGCAAAAGTGAACAACCTTTTGCTCTCAACTTCTTCTCCAGCCCAAAAAACTTCAAACTTGACAGAACCAAGTCTGCGGTTTTCTTCTCCATGTGATCAATTAGTTTCTCATCATAAACAACCAAATCAGCTTCAGTTAGAAGCTTGCGTTCTCTCATATTTGAGAACACTTTCCTTGCCTCCTCAATTGTTCCATGCTTGCACATGCCAGAGATAATAGCAGAATATATGATATTATCAGGGGGATAACCGAGCTGCATCATCTCATTTAGAACTTCAATCACCTTCTCAGCATCATTTGATTTACAAACATGAATAATGGTTAGGACATACTTAAACTCCATGGGCCCTGTTGTAACATATGCTAAGCAGTCACGAATAAGCAGCATAGCAGCATCAATCTCTCCAACTTGGCAGAGCCCTTTAACAAGAGAATGATAACAAGGAATAGAAGGAACCGAAgacatttcttttattttattatagcaTGTACATGCTTCTTGGATATCTCCAGCTTCAGCAAAACATATAGCTGCATTGCTGTAAGTTGATGAATCAggtttgaaatttgaatttttcaattcaTGAAAGAGTGATAAAGCTTTATTCAGCTCTCCAATTTTGAGGAGTGCCTGTATAAGAATATTATAAATTGAAACACTGCAATAATCTTTTGCCCTCAAGTATTCAAACAGTTCTAAACTCATCATTATTCTGGCATCCTTTTTCATCATGAACGAAAAGAATCTGGAAAGATTATCAATGACGTCAAAACCGAGACCCTGCATTTGCAGAAGCAAGTTGCATAAGTCATCCATTCTTTTCAACTCTGCATATGATAGTAGCAAGGGATTCACAGTCATAAAGTCTGGTTCAAGACCCTCTTGGAGTGTGACATGGAAAAGTTTATGAGCCTTATCAACCTGGTTCAGCTTACACAAACCTTCAATGAGAAAATTGTATATCGACAAATCAGCCCTATATCCGGAGTCCATCAAATCCTTTAACAAATCAAAAGCTGTACCAACCTTCCCATTGGCTACAAATGCTTCAATCAATGATGCATATATAGACCGGTCAATCAAATAGCCTTTCTCTTTCATCTCCCTAAACAGTTCATATCCTTTCTCAACCCAATTGCCTTTGCATAACCCTGTAATTAGAGTTACATAAGCCATAACATCCGGCTTAACCTGATCCCTTCTCATTTCCTCCCAGACCCTCAAACAACCATCTAAATTCCCATTCGCAACCAAGATACGAACCATTGCTGTGTATGCAAAAACATCCGGTTTACACAAATTCCCCCTCATTCGACTCAAGAGCTCCAACACTTCATTAATCCGTCCTGCGCCACAAAGACCCTTAACCAGAGTCATGTAGGTAACACTCTCCTCCACCAAACCCTCTTCCTTGAAATCATTATAAACGGACATTGCCAAATCCAAATGCCCCGTTCTCACAAGTGCGTCCATTATCCTATTATACAAAAACACCCTCGGCGTCATCccaaatttcttcattttttcataCACATAGTACACCCTGAGACCCCTGTTCGCGTCAGAGTGCAttctaatcaaaatttcaaattgctTCTCACTGGGCGGCTTTCCCTGCATGTGCATCAACTCAGGGACCTGATCGGCCGCCCGGAACTGATTTGTTCGGTTCAAACAGTAAGCAAAAGCATTATAACAAGCGAAGTCATGTCTGTAACCCTTTTGCTTACCTGCCCAGTGGAAGAACTTGGCGGAGACCCTGGGATCTGCCTGGACCTTGAGGACCTCAGCCACGAGCTTCGGCGTCACGCGACGCAGCTTGTTGAGGTCTGCAACAATGGGGGGACCCCAATTCTTGTGCTTCCGGAAGGAATCGACAATGAAGCGAGCTATGGGAGAGAGGTTCTGGGATATGGAGAAGAACCTCTCTGATGGGGTTTTGGAGGGAGGTGCGGATAGGCTTTCGGGGGAGTCCGGGTCCCATTTTTTGAGGTCGAAATTGGCGTCGATGGGTTGGTGTGATGGGCGGTTAGGGTTTAGTGTTTGGCGGTTGGAGAAGAGGCCGCCGCGGACGGTGGGGCGGTTCTGGGAGGGCTTCCGGTGGCCATAGAATAAGTAGAGCTTGTTGGGCTTGATGGGTTGCGGCTGAGGCGGCATTCGATCTCTATGTTGACGTGCTTTATTTGTTCACTTCTTCGGCTTCTCGTCCTCCGATGTTCATGTCTGATTTGTTCACTTGAAGGGGCTTTGTACAAAGTAGAGCAAGAAATAATCTCTTTCAACTGAGTGAGCGATGCGATAAATTTACAAAGGCAACTTCTTTTTCAACAGTGTCTGCAACTCACAGCGAGATGACCTCCAACCAACAATGGCATGGGAAACCTGGATGGCAGAGGAAACGTTCCTCTGCTTTCTCCTCTTGCGCGAGAACCGCCGTCCATGGGAAAAGGCGGATGGGGACGGGTTTTGCTTGGAGTTGCAAAGGTAACCCTTAATCCATGATTCCATGGCACGGGCATTGTAGATCTATGTGGAAacgaatatttattttaaaaaataaatataaataggatcgaaacaaaaatagaaaacgtttcaaaaatatttctgaAATGAAGAAACGATtcctatgaggtgtttccgtATAACATAGTTGTAGATTGGAGTTATgtttcttaattaaaaatacagtaataattataatatattttaatatatcttgagaaatatatatctcttcgtcaaataaaatttatacatatctaaatatatatacactgtaGAGTGAGAGGAATAAGAGTGAGCagatagagagaaagaagagcaCCTAGAACTAAAATGAtcatttattttggtttttagtgataaagagtaaattttgttattttaaaatgtgaaagtattttttataataagtcAAATTTTAAGGATGATtaatgtaatttaataaaaatgctACTTTACATtatataataatgaaataatagcCAATAGTTTTCATAATGCAAACGGTTATTTGAtgtattttagaaataaatgttattttgtaTTTAGTGTAATACTttatactatatatttttacttcatattgaagtttaaggGAATTTAAAGATTAAGAAATGTTATTAAGGGTTAAAATGAGTCAATTCAAAGAATAATAACTCAAAAAGTTAGGAAAGTAATGAATTAATGATATAAATGATTTCAAAACTTGAAAAATACATGTAAACatggaatgaaaataaagaatttgaGTTGAGCTCAATGATAAAATTTGATCATAGAATTGTGACAGTATCTTACTGAATAAAATGTTgaccaaaaaactaaaaatgtaaaTAGGGCCTTGGAAAAACAAACTGAACTTGATTAAAGGTTTATTTTTGGTTAAGGATTAATCATGAAATAAAGTTGGgtagaataaaatattaaaagattCGTCCTTGtccaaaacaagaaaacattttAGTTAAAGGGCTTAGATTATGGAGATTCTTAAAATGGATATAACAAATGGACCTTGAAAATTGgacttgggaaaaaaaaaagttaacaaCTTAGCCCCAAAGTGGAAAAAGTAATAAATGCCTGGAAAGATTATTTGGCCATTTATGAAAGCGTTGGAAACTTTGGGGGCCAAATGTAATACAAAGgtatttaaatgaaataaagagaaCATGGAAAGGGTTATGTGAGATAAAAGTAAAgtatatatacgtgtgtgtgGAAATAAAGACGCTCCAACTGAGAGAAGTAATTGGGAAataaaggaggaaaaagaaggaaataagaaaagaatgaaaacagCGAAAGCAACCGTCGGAGGTGCTTGTTAGGGGGGGGCGCCAAGACTAGCTCGCTGGTGATAGGAGTTGTAGCTGGAAAGCTAAGAAAAAAGTATTACAGCTGTCGCTTGTAGTTTAGAAGTCCAGGTGAGTTTTAATCTCAGTTTTCATCTATAGTCCAAGTCTATCGGGAATAAGGAAACTACTAAAGAAGGGAGTCAGGTCATCAGAATCTAGAAAAATCAGAAAAGAAGAAGCTGTTAGTCGGCAGTGGACAATGAATAACACTAGCAATGAGCGGCAATGGGTGGGTATTTTTTGgctgatcttttctatttttctcaatttgaaGCAATAATCTCTTTTTGCCTATCCTAAGGACACCTAAGGTGGCTTTGCATATGGATTTCATACGAAATTATActgagattttgaaggaaaatgaacTTCTAGAAGCTGTGGCTATTCTGGGCAGTTTTTTGGTaagtttaattttcaatttttgtcttgGTTTCTCCTTATTGATGAACATAATCTAACTACTTAATGTCCCTGGTTGCTGGTTGGTGCTCGCATGTGGTTAATTTGCAAGAAATAGGATGAAATTTGAAGTTTAGAAGAGATGGTATTCAGGCAAGGAGGTtgtgtgtaatttttgtaaaaattcagCACTTAATGCAATAACCCCAAAGCTTGGGTTCTGGAAATGGGATAAAGGAAGACCGCTGGGGTCTTGATGTAGTATTTGTAAAAACTTTTGGGTTTTGTGAGGTTTTGAAAAGATAAGGGTCTTggtataatttttgtaaaatttagagccaagatgtaatttatgaaaatcaaagggtttttatataaatattgcaTGGTTTTGAGGCCATAATCTTGATTTAATAAGAGGTTCggcataaatgaaatttattgaagaaaatatgttaaatatgtgacttttataagttttaagagttgaaataagatttctaaaagtttaaggattaaaatgtaatttcaaAGAATTAAAGGTCTAAGTGTAAGTAAATTTCCAATATATATACTCAATAATAGAGTGTTTTGTGCTTTATTGATAGATGTTAAATTTGTGAGAAACTCGTAAAGGATGATTAGAAGTAACACGCAAGTACTATCTAAAATGAACACTAGTTGGTGCGATGAATTATATGTtgatttaagttattttgacacgTTTTAATATGTGATTTGTATAAAGTTTTTAAGTATTGATATCAATGGACTATTTTGAAAACTTAGTTGATAGGCATATAttcttaatttagtttagtaAGAAGAcagatttataatattttatttcgaGATTGGGTATGATAATAAAGATTAGTGAGATGTTGAGAGGTTAAAACCATAATGTTCAAGCTGGAGATAAAGTGAGAACTCATAATAGTTAATCTAGCTAAGTTAAGTATGCATGACTAAGATAATCCTGAGTCagacaattaaaaaataacacgaAAGAGTTTTTCACGTACATTGATGTTGCACATCCTTTGCATTCATGCATTTGTGATAAACCTTAATGAGTAAATGCATTCATCATTTTCCTCCTCTATTTTCAATAGTTACTGTAGGCTTTGACAATGACAAGATGGCAATTGAGCAATCCTGTAGAAGTTGAGGAGCAAATAGAGATTGAGATATATAGGTGTTGTCAATTCTAACAGAGTTTGAAGGCATGTGACTTTATCATGCAGGtattattggttttctttgaaaTGTAATTGCTACCCTGAGGTTGTGTTagtttatttgaataatatatgtaatatacgTTTGATATTATTTATGCTTGTCTTTAATTTGATTGTTTTATAATATGTTAGTCAGCTGACCTTGATCACCCCTCCCTCAGGAGAGCTTGTGCTCTGCGTAGAAACTTAGGGTACATAGGAGTGATGTAATAtcttagtattttgagaataataataattaattttatatttaaaatatttttgacatcaattaaatatcataattgagaaaactaatgaacttagaattagtgggctaagttgaaaaaaaataaaggctaaataaatgggtttagagttaatGGGCTAGGCTAACTAAATGGGCTTggagttagtaggctaagaaagtaggtttaaaactaataaattaaataataatctatttaaaagaagatttagtgaaaaaaaataattaaggtgacaaaataattaaagatagtggatgaaatgattgagaaatgtgggagacaaagtagggtgtggagaaataattaaagattatggatgagatttaatgggaaataattaagaaatatgacaaaataattaaaaatgatgagtgaaataattaagaaatgtgagcGACAAaataaggtgtggacaaataaccaaaaataatgagtgaaataattgagaaatgttgtaGACAAAGTAaggtatggacaaataattaaagattatgagtgagatttagtgggaaataattaagaaatatgaaaaaataattaaagatgatgagtgaaataattaagaaatgtgagcGACAAaataaggtgtggacaaataatcaaagatgatgggtgaaataattgagaaatgtgggagacaaagtaatgtgtggataaataattaaggatttttatttagatttagtgaaaaataattatgaaatgtgacgaaataattaaagatagtgggtcactacaattatgttaagcttaactcaaccttctataaatagagaaaacttgaaaggtttgagaacttaaattagaaagagaaaaattataagaaaaaaagatttgagagtgagagagaagtttgaaaaagagaaagaaaaacaaaatagagagagaaaaataccaagaaatttctagaaaaattctataggctgggtttagtagtttgtaTGAAAATTTGTGACAAAATGTGTTGTTGGATATGCAAATCGAGATTTTATCGCAATATtg
This window of the Diospyros lotus cultivar Yz01 chromosome 5, ASM1463336v1, whole genome shotgun sequence genome carries:
- the LOC127802745 gene encoding pentatricopeptide repeat-containing protein At4g20740; protein product: MPPQPQPIKPNKLYLFYGHRKPSQNRPTVRGGLFSNRQTLNPNRPSHQPIDANFDLKKWDPDSPESLSAPPSKTPSERFFSISQNLSPIARFIVDSFRKHKNWGPPIVADLNKLRRVTPKLVAEVLKVQADPRVSAKFFHWAGKQKGYRHDFACYNAFAYCLNRTNQFRAADQVPELMHMQGKPPSEKQFEILIRMHSDANRGLRVYYVYEKMKKFGMTPRVFLYNRIMDALVRTGHLDLAMSVYNDFKEEGLVEESVTYMTLVKGLCGAGRINEVLELLSRMRGNLCKPDVFAYTAMVRILVANGNLDGCLRVWEEMRRDQVKPDVMAYVTLITGLCKGNWVEKGYELFREMKEKGYLIDRSIYASLIEAFVANGKVGTAFDLLKDLMDSGYRADLSIYNFLIEGLCKLNQVDKAHKLFHVTLQEGLEPDFMTVNPLLLSYAELKRMDDLCNLLLQMQGLGFDVIDNLSRFFSFMMKKDARIMMSLELFEYLRAKDYCSVSIYNILIQALLKIGELNKALSLFHELKNSNFKPDSSTYSNAAICFAEAGDIQEACTCYNKIKEMSSVPSIPCYHSLVKGLCQVGEIDAAMLLIRDCLAYVTTGPMEFKYVLTIIHVCKSNDAEKVIEVLNEMMQLGYPPDNIIYSAIISGMCKHGTIEEARKVFSNMRERKLLTEADLVVYDEKLIDHMEKKTADLVLSSLKFFGLEKKLRAKGCSLLPT